Genomic window (Branchiostoma lanceolatum isolate klBraLanc5 chromosome 13, klBraLanc5.hap2, whole genome shotgun sequence):
AGAAATCTCCAGGTACAGATCCTGGCGAGGAACTTGATATGTTAACACACCTTTTCGTTCATTCTCAGCAATCTTCTCCGCCTGCTCAGCGTAGTCATGTCTGCCGATTTTTCTCAACAAGTCTACCAGAAGCGAGAGATCGCCAGGCTTCAACTTCCGTTCTTTCTCAAGTTGGTTGAAGATCTGGTGTGCGTCGGCTTTTTGAGCAAACCCTGCTGGTAGAATATTCGCACCGCTGACATAGATACGGAGATCCGTAAGTTCTTCATCTACCAGGTTTCGAGAAATCTCCAGGTACAAATCCTGACGAGGATTGTCCGCCATTTGGAAAAGTTTATGGCGCTACACCTGCCGAAACTAACGGAAATCCCCTGTCATATTTGCAAAGAGCGCCAGTGTAACTGACGCTGGTTGGGAGGGGGTCATTTCGGTATCTAATTCATCATATCCGTCTTCCTCTGTAACCAGTGTTGCATTTCGTCCACTTGAGTGCTTGCTACCAGTCTTATTGTGAATACTACCGCACGAAATGCCATAATGTATcaaaatgcaaaacatatttGTAGAAATGTAAGTGTTGGATGAGACGTCACCCCTAGAATGTCTTGGTGCGGTCCTATGACCCAAGGTCATATCAGACAGGTAGATCAAGGCAGAAGTTCAAAGGTGAAAGGTGGCTTTACAGCTGGCTCTGGTAGATCGTACCTCTACCAAATCACCAATGTGATGATCgaaagaaataaatgaaagaaATCCTATAACTAAGTTCTACACATATACGAGTGCGTTCAGTTAGGTCTAATCGCACTATAGAGTAGCGCATGGTGCTGCGAAACTGTTGGGAGGGGGTGGCGGCGATCAAGGTCAAGTCTTAAAGTAATTACACACCGTTGTTTTCATTGTAAACAGGACCGTTCAAATGATAtcctccgttgcagacttctTCCGCcctttcaagttacagttttattattacatttttttcgtcATACTGGCCGAGAAGCGAgacgaaaaaaatgtaatgataaaactgtagcttgaaaaagaaaacagccgccTGTAACGGAGGCTATCATTTGTTATCTGCGCTGGTCTTTTGTAAAGGTTCGTTTCATATATCTGCCCACAACAAACAGGTACGTAGTACGTCCAAATAGACttggtgttgttgcaatccaaataaagGCAAAGTCCAAATAGCCGACATTCTATGCGAGAGGGAAAGGAAGGAGTAAAGAGAAGGTGTAGGAGATGGTAACCGGTTGTCAGtagaccacatagtgagtagGACATGTGTTATGAATTATCCCCGAATAAAGGATGGGGGGACCCACGTGTCCCCTATCATTATTGACCAGACATCCAGAGTGTGAGCATCTATACTTTcctacactggtggcagcggtgggatacGAACCCACGCCATCGAAATGACTGGTGGCCGTAGGTTTATTAACCAGGGACAGTGCCCTAACTCATCCCACCTGTGCCATCCCCCCATATTTGGTGGGGCCTGGATACTACAAAGGTATAGAAACCGTGCTTTATCTTACAACGTAGAAAGGGAAAACAGTGACAACTGTTTAGACTTTGTCGCTCCCAGGACAAAAACGACTGAGTTTCAAGTAAGAGAGCACTCTGTATGGTATAACAACAAAGAAATTGATTTAGACTTAGAACTCAAGTTTAAGCCGCAACAAATGCAGGTGTAGCTATGAACGTCTTCTTCGAGCGTTCAATTAATGAAAAGGCGCAAGGAGTTGGCGCAAGGGCGTGTCTAGAATATCAACCAGCCGCAACGAAGTGGGCTCTTCCATTTTGGTGCCCAATGAATTTGAACCATAGAAAAAAACAGCACAGGACAAACATGGTTGCCACATTTACGTCGCAAAAATTCAGCAATTCTAGATATAAAAGTTTAGCTTTACTTCAAGCTTGTAGGTTGTCAGgattctttcttcttttatctttatACAACTAAGAAATAGTACTGCAGCCCCCATTGTTGTTGAAATGGTTGGCTCCAATCCCCAACGGCCGTTTCGATAGCCACACTTCACAGAATCTAACAGTGAATGTTCAGTTCTCGAAGTAACCTCCAGAGCTAAAGGAGAAAATGTTTCGTTTCTGGCTTCCCGTTTTTCTCGTCTACTTTGCGGCGTGTTTCTTGCAGCGGGGCGCGTCTTTCCCCGGCGGGGCCCCGACCGACGCGTGCCAGAACCTGACGCCGGGGCACGTCAACATCACGGCTAACTCCTCCGCAAGCCCGTTCACCATCATGCCGGCTAGTACCACCTACCAACCCGGAGGCACACTGCGCGGTAAGTGGCGAcagacctccccccccccccgaaaaataAGAAAGTCAAGCTAAAACCCTTGTGTATCTTTTCACTAATAGAGATGTTCTTGAACTTTGCTTACTATACCAGCAAAACTTGCCACccaaaatgcaagaaatagcgccTCAGGGGTCAAGATTTCCAAAGTTTCTCCAGAGCAGCATGCCCTTGGACCGCCCTAGGATTGTGAAAGATATGTTGGGAGGGCGTCGTCCCTCAAAATTCGAGCTGAaaccctttttttaaatatttttcactctaccagcaaaatttgaccATAAAAATTCAGGACATATCGTTTCAGTGGGTCAAAGTAAGAaggcagctgaattttgtacggcACATGTACGACAAATATGACCAGGCCCTAAGGCTCGGTCGGCCAGACGTCGTACGATAGGTTTGCCGTGACAGCCAATTcggagggcattcttgggataatCTTGGATACATCATAcagaattcagctgtcttgaaAACGAAAAGATTGTCGCGAATCCTTAATCGACAGTCAGTTTTGCCATAGCCTCGTTGCAAATCGTGTGACGTCTGTGACAACGACTTTATCTAGCTGTCTCTGTCATTTGTACTCACATAGCTGAGCAGAGTTTGACAGACTTCTCAAATGAATCAGTAACATTTTTCTAAAGACCTGACAAACGCGCTTATGGGTACGGAAACGAGTATTTATTATTAGACTCAGCTTAGTTCACCGCTTTATGTTTTGCTTGAAGAACTAAtttcatattttacatttgtttgttacatggaatgaaaatgctttatttgttttcatgtatACAATGCTGTCATTTTAATACGTCTTTATAAGAGCACATAAAAGTTTAATTGaaacataaatacatgtcaAAAAGGGGAAAAGACCAAAAGCATAGTAGCTTTGACAATCACTGCGACCTGATTTCGTATAGAATCGTCTCGAACCGACCGTTACACAAATGAATATCACGCCCCGACAGACACTTTCACTTAAGAGGTCTTAAAAACCCACTTCGTCAATCTTGAAGTGTAAAGGAGAAGGCGAGTGTTGTGGAGACAAGATTTTTGTTTCTTGACAACACGTCGTGGATGACTTAAGACATGATGTTTAAGACATGATGTTTAAGACATGATGGTCGCGAAATAAAACAATTTCGGAACGTAGGTGCGCACACACCTTTCTTCCTTGCTGCTAGTATTTGTCGCGCGAATTTTTGTCGTAGGATTTTGCACAGTTATAGCGCTCACTGACGCATGGTCTAGTGGTctgcgcactctgcctctcgccacatctggttcaaattctgtGGAGCTGGCAGCCCGGGTTTGCGCCCAGTTCTagacacgactggaaaagagtcgCATCGTCCCATCGGATAGGGGCGTAAAGCCAacggccccgtgtttgagggagCTAgtggcgtcaaacctctgcacgtaaaagaaccgaacacacctatcgagaagagtagaggtgacccggtgtgcttggctaaatacgcgagacgtagcaaagccacattgcactacgtACCAACGAAAACGTCATACTTCGTCCTCAGTCCTCGTTGTTTTATGAATGAGGAGCATGAGGTGGCCCGGTTAACTGATTGGGGTGGGCCAGGCTACTCAACCACCCTGAACCCCACCCCACACCCTCTCAATCCCCACTTGTAGATATAATTCTTATTTATTCAAATATTCTTAAGGTCCTACAAAGACAGGACAATAGATACCTAGGCCGCCTTGATGCAGGTTTTCCAACACTTCTTTAAAGAACGTTTGGGCCTAGCCTACATCTTTTCGAAATTGTTtcccttttttcttttcaatttagAAGTCCTAATGCCTTCTAGATAGAGCGTGGGGTCCCCAAACCTCTGTCAACAAAgaatcaagaggctcttgacaCTCCACGCTTAAGTGATAACCCTTTAACCAAGAAAGCTTTCTCGTCAATTAAAGCGGGGTAGGCTCCGCTGAAAGTACACGCGTATGTCAAACACACGCAGACAAGGGTACTTGACAGAAATGTGGAGCTTTTGCATTAAGTCTGCCGAGATGCTTTAACTACACACCACACAATGTTCCAAGACAAACTGGACGAACTAGGTCTTCGCACTAAGTATTGGACAGGCCTTTACTTTTGCTGTTAACTTTGTAGATAGATTGCGATCGCTACCATATTGAATATATTGATATAATTGGTATCCATCTTTCTTTAGATTGTAGTATATAAGTTAAATAATAGGGATTAGGGAAGGAAAAGTATTTTTCTTTGGAGGACTAGAAAAAGGGCAACCTTTTCTTCGTCCTCCAGGTCAATTGCATTTTGCAGTCTAAACATCACATAATGTGTTCGTTAACATGGAATGCTGAGTGCCTTAAAAGCATGGCAAAGCCGACATTAACAAAAACAGCATGACTTTGCACAATCTATAGCTAATCGGCTGAACGTCTTCCACTGTACTACGTTCTAATTTGGCGATTGATATGCTTTGGTTCCTTCTGATTTCTACTGTTTCTACTGAAAGCTAGCTTTAGCTTATTTCAAGTTCAAAAAATATTTCTACTGCTTCTTTCGATTGAAATCTGACACCGGTCTATCATCTCTTATGCGCAATGAAATCCTGAAAAAATGCTGACCTCCTCTCACACATTTATGGCCTTCCCACGaccactagtactagtactccTCAACGAAGGTCGGCACTGGTTTGAGACTTGGGAGTAGCGTTGAattcatcctattctagctccagtttgctcctctgatcgcatttaaagaaaatgtgacTTTCCTggctttgatttttcaaaatttgtagtCAGCCGGCGCAGACGACTTTCTAAAATCAGAAACCAACTTCGCCCACCATCTCCCTACCACATATGATTGCTCACACTCACCGCTAACTCCTAACCATGGCCTGGAGAAGGTCAGGCGGCCATGgccggctatgtgtgacagggcccggGGCTATACATATCGTAAATTCAAAGTGAAGTTTCCAATGTTTCCTTCAAGAGTAgaagtatatcattttttttgtctttgttcaacAGTTATAGTAATGGTTGTCTCAATATTCACGGAGAGGCATTTTTGGTCTATTTCTATTTTCGCAGTTACATATTTTCCATACGCTAGTcacgtagagtgacaggatatGATcatgatcaatggacacatgtaatgttaataaaaaaatattttgtttacttttcaacAGTTCAGGTAATGGGAGCCTCCTTCCGAGGCATCCTTCTCCAGGCCCGAGACAGCACCAACCAGGCGGTCGGCTTCTGGTCGGACTTTCCCGACTTCACCCGATCGCTGACGTGCAACAACTCGGCAGACTCCGTCACTCATCAGAACACTTCGATGAAAGTCACCGGAACCAACTTCACCTGGAACGCACCGAGGACTTCTCCGGGGGATGTAGAGTTCGTGTAAGTCTCAGCTTTATTTTTGAATCCGGGAAAACTCGGTTCATCTAAAATATTTATATTTCTAACACCAAAAACTCTTTTATTCCTAAACATTCCTACCATTCACACATTAACAACAATAATGCAAAAATGTGGCTCCTGTTATATACTGTATGTCTCTTGAAGGAAATTGACAATTGTTAACATACACCATTCGTTGAAGTATGTAATGTTTAACTGGCTATTGTTCACATCTTCTCCTTCCCTTTCTAGCGCGACGATTGCCCAGTCACGTGAGCAGTACTGGCTGAGCATCACCTCAGACCCCGTCTCTGGAGGTAAGACTTACTACAGAGAAACGGCAACCGAAAAGACAAGCCTCAGTGgtgatagcctccatagcagggcCTTCTTTGGGGGGCTTGTCGTACActgtttgctgatgacttctttttgcattgggtcgtttgtgcagccaacCTGTAACTATCAATTTAggcctaatggttacgggctggctgctcAAACAACCAGTACAAAAATAAGTcaatgcaaaaagtgtatcataagcaaAAAAATGCATAGAGAGTCAGCTATAGAGGCTACAGTAGCGATGCATGTAATCTCAAAGCTTCTTACTTGTTAGCTGTGCCGATAGTATAGTTTTCGGCTTACCATAACTAgagttctctctctctctctatatatatatctatacatgtatatgcatcaTTCTTATTTACACTTCTTATCTTGTCCTTTAAGGAAACCGAGCCAACATCCACTTTGGATCTGCAGTCTTCAGCCTGCTGACCATCATACTGCTGACCAACTGGGTGGTGGAGGGGTAGCGACCACATCTTCATTTCAGCAAGGAGTTTTGTATAACTGTACCTTGAACTGGTGTGAATCAGTTTAAAACAAATTACACTTGTGATTCCATACTGTTAACAGTCTACGGTTAACAGATACTGTTGGTATCTTATTTTTCTTGAGAAGGTAGTTCTTAAATGGTTTCTGGATGTGTcagaaagaacaaagaaaatactatttttaaAGCATTTATACTAGAGCATACTAGATTGGCCGCTTTCATTTGGAAACTTATTCTGTTTGTGTTGCTGAATATATCATACTGTTAAGAAGTATACACACAAGACCTATTCAAGTCTGTAGCAACCATTTATTTACATGGTTTTAATATTGGGGGACTACTGTACACCAGAAACAGACATAACTCTTCAGCCTTTAGCAACAATGACTGTGCTTTAGGTTGTGTGATATCATTTTTGTAatgtaaattgttttaaaagacaGTAGTTTCAACTTTCTTGGATTTAACATTCTACCTTCATGTCTGACAAAGGTCTTGGTGACCATGGCATTGGCTTTAAAACACaaggtagatacatgtatccaAATATGTTATCTATACGTAAAACATTTAAGTATTGTATAGTGAAAGGGCCTAGCATTGTTCTACTTGAATACATTTTGCAGTTCAAGATTTGTTACTTGCAAGTCTGTGTTCACATTGTAATTATAGGCATTGTATAATGCTGGattgttttgctttgtcttgTTATAGCTACAACAATGGATTGGACACTTGCAATGCCAGGTGTTAAATATTTTATCAGCTTCAGGAGAATCAAATGTTGTACTTTCAGTATTCAGTTTTACTAAACATAGGAAGTCTATGTTGCTTTTGACACACAACTTTGAAATCCTTtgacagaaaagttttaaacttTAGATGCATATATCACAGACGTACAAGACAAGAATCCAATTGGTTTTGACTGAACTTATCTTTCACTTCATTTCAAACAAACCTTGCCAGTAGAAATCTGATACACTCTTAGACTTCACACCTTAGATTAGCCTTTGAGTGTCTTCAGTAGTCCTTACTACTTAAAGAACATGGAACAAGAACAAGCCAAGAAGTTGCAAACAGTGTCTTGCAGCAGTGTTGCTGTCTCTCTCTACTTCTTGTTGGATGGCTGGGGCAGGCGGTGCTGGTCGCAGTCCATGTCCACGTCGTAGAAAGACAGGGGGTTGTAGGAGTAGTACTCTGCTGCTTTGTACTCAGGGCCTGCCGCCTGGGGCGCCTCTGGAGAATGGAGGACAAAGAACACAGTCAGACATCAGCTTACTGAGAAAATCAATCAGCAATTTAACCTGGGTTTGCAACTACATGGGCTTCATTCCATGTGTGTACAGAATCTAATCTGGAATCCAAAActattatagctcctgagtctcctctcCACAAATATATGTAGCAAATCTCCTCACTATTTGCGGAGAGCAGACttaggagctataataggtttggattccaggctatacaGGAACAGCATGAGAACTTTCTTTCCTTTGTGCCCATGAGggaccatcatcatcattaatgtCCCCGTGTATGTAGGTAACCAATatcattacagtcaaacctgtacaagtgaccacctcaacataaggaccacatggccaatgtgaccacttttggtggtcccttagataatttttttccaattgaCACAATCATGTCTATTGTGACaacctgtctacatagaccagattttaatGGTGCccagtggtcttcttggccagTTTGACTGTATGCAAGGGCAAGGTTAAGACAATGAACCCTTTGGAACTGTATAGCTGCAGCAAATATTGTAACACAGTATATGTTGTGTGCTGATGGTTTACATCAATTCAAAAAGTGCACTGGATCAGTACAATACAAGGGGACAAGGGGAAGAGTTtcaaagaaagtttagcacCAGGTTTGGACATAACTACATGCACATGTTATGGATTAAATAAAGTAAATCTAACTGAATAGAGTATGACATCCAAACCTATCTTAGATGCCAAGTCTCTTTCGTGCGGAGAGGAAAAAGGATGGAATGGAATGCCTTCATCTATCCAATATGCTATAAACATACAATGCCCTGTGGGGTGTAATATATGTGTTGACAAACTTCATAAGTACTATCTGTAAGACTTATGTAGGATAGGAACACTTTTCTTCCTAAAAATTCTCTGACTTTACACACATCAACCTTAACATGTCATGACTGCAAACTACATACATTCCGTTACATGGGTTGCTAGTAAGGTATCACAAGGGTCATGGTAAAACCAGTACTATAGTGTTAAACCACTAAGGGTAGGAGTGTGGAAAGGACGTTCATCCTTTTTTCTGACTGGTACATCTTCTCTTGGAGAATCTACCGCACGTCAAAGTCAAATGCATGTATTCAGAATGGGGTGTCGACCAGATATCATAGGAAAATGTATATGTTGAAGAGTTAGTCAGGAAGAGAATGAGAAGAGTCAGTGTGGCACACGTAACATGAgaagtggggggggggaggcgaGACAGGGAGGCAAACGGGGCTCGTCTGTTCTACATAACACCTGCCTCCCTCACCTGGCTCCCCGTCCAGACCAGGTGTGCTCTCTTCACCTGCCGACAGGTGTTCCTCAGGTACCACCTGGTCTTCATTGGTCTGGGCAGTTGCTGTTTGTTCTAACTCCGGTGGTTCATTCATGTCTACTTGCTCCTCCTCCTGTGTTGCTTGGACATCAGTTGGTTCTTCTGGTAAAGCTGATGCCTGTGGTGTAACTTCCTCCGGTGCTTCAGTCATCACCTCTTCAGCCTctggttcttgagttatcatctcTTCAGCCTCTGGTGTTTCAGTTATCACTTCTGCAACCTCCGGTTCTTCAGTTATCACTTCTGCAACCTTCGGTTCTTCAGTTATCACTTCTGCAACCTCCAGTTCTTCAGTTATCACTTCTGCAACCTCTGATTCTTCAGTTATCACTTCTGCAACCTCTGGTTCTTCAGTTATCACCTCTGCAGCCTCCAGTTCTGTACCCTCCACTTCTGCAACCTCAGGTTCTTCAGCTACTACCTCTGCAGCCTCATCTATCACTTCTGTAACCTCCAGTGCTTCAGCTACCACCTCTACAGCCTCTGGTGCTTCAGTTATCCCCTCTGCTGGGGCACTGACTACCTCGCCTTCAGAATCTGAACTTGAGCTTGAAGTCGATTCAGAGCTTGAGGATGCCACCTCTGCAGCCTCAGCTATCACCTCTGCAACCTCTGGTTCTGAGGCTGCTATCTCTGCAGCCTCAGTTATCACTTCTGCAGCCTCTGGTTCTGTAGCTACCACCTCTGCAGCCTCTGGTTCTGTAGCTACCACCTCTGCAGCCTCCTGTTCTGTAGCTACCACCTCTGCAGCCTCTGGTTCTGCAACTACCACCTCTGCAGCCTCCGGTTCTTTAGCTACCACTTCTATGGCCTCTGGTTCTGTAGCTACCACTTCTGCAGACGTTGGGACTTGAGCTATCACTTCTGCAGACTTGGGCACTTTAGCTACCACCTCTGTAGTCTCCGGTTCTTTAGCTATCACCTCTGTTTGTCCACTGACTGTCTCGGCTTCGGAATCTGAACTAGAGCTTGAACTGGATTCAGAGCTTGAACTAGAGCTTGAACTTGTCCCAGAGCTTGAGGACGTTGACGCAGCGGATGCCGGCCCTTCCTGAGCGGTAGACTGTGACTGTGCTTCCTCCGCTGCGACCATCTCTGCTACAGCTGCTGAGATGGTGGTGGGTTCCTGAGCTAGATCCTTGTGCGCTTTAGCTGCCAGGGACTCCCCAACTTCTTGCAAACCCTCTCCCTCCACTTCTATTGCACCAACAAGACAACATCTTAATCCATTCCTTCTTAAAACAATGTTCTTTCTACTACAGCTTTTAAACTTtgccttcatttttttttcttttcctgcattttgtacatcttgaGCTGGAAATTTAAAGGTTTTAGTTAAGCCAAATCAGAACCCTGGAAGAAAAGGAACAATAAAAATGTTAAATTCTGTTGcacattgcaaaaaaaacaaacactttctTAAGACAATCACCTGTAGCATCACCATCTTCCACTGCTTTGTCTGGGAATGTAGCTTGTCTTGGCTCTCCTTCCTTTTTCGTTTCCTGAACTACAGTGTCTTGGATCTGTGTGTCTACACTCTGTGCCTTCACTAACAGTTCTACCAGCTTTCCTTTCCTGTCAGATGTCTTGAATTTGATTCCCCTCTCTTTGAGAAGCTGTCTTAGCTCTGGGACAGTTTGGTGATTATGGTGCGTGTTTTCACTGAGCTTTGAATTTGATGAGTTATGAGGTGACAATGTTTGAGAAGTCGTGTTTCTGCTACTTGTTGAATCTATCCCTGATGATCTGCTACCATCCTTGGCTTCTAACTCACTGAGAAGTGTTAAAAGGTCTGCTTTCCTTGAGGATGCTTTAAACTTAATGCCTTTTTGTTTGAGAAGTTGTTTCAGGACTGATACAGTCCATTGGCTAGCTACTTGGTTAGGTGTAGCTGTCCCTTTTGCTGTTGCCTCACTTTTAGACTTCAGTCTCCTTTCTCTCTTGACTTCATTTGAGGTATTAGGCACTGGatctaaaaaagaaaaagacaagggcaaaaattacaaaaatgttttg
Coding sequences:
- the LOC136447418 gene encoding putative defense protein 3; this translates as MFRFWLPVFLVYFAACFLQRGASFPGGAPTDACQNLTPGHVNITANSSASPFTIMPASTTYQPGGTLRVQVMGASFRGILLQARDSTNQAVGFWSDFPDFTRSLTCNNSADSVTHQNTSMKVTGTNFTWNAPRTSPGDVEFVATIAQSREQYWLSITSDPVSGGNRANIHFGSAVFSLLTIILLTNWVVEG
- the LOC136447417 gene encoding uncharacterized abhydrolase domain-containing protein DDB_G0269086-like; translated protein: MAAPIRIGALLTSAGKYVLRPEVVTRPCAALLQHAPLTTDAGGSKATTSPPQGAKAPPPPPPKAAEVEGEGLQEVGESLAAKAHKDLAQEPTTISAAVAEMVAAEEAQSQSTAQEGPASAASTSSSSGTSSSSSSSSESSSSSSSDSEAETVSGQTEVIAKEPETTEVVAKVPKSAEVIAQVPTSAEVVATEPEAIEVVAKEPEAAEVVVAEPEAAEVVATEQEAAEVVATEPEAAEVVATEPEAAEVITEAAEIAASEPEVAEVIAEAAEVASSSSESTSSSSSDSEGEVVSAPAEGITEAPEAVEVVAEALEVTEVIDEAAEVVAEEPEVAEVEGTELEAAEVITEEPEVAEVITEESEVAEVITEELEVAEVITEEPKVAEVITEEPEVAEVITETPEAEEMITQEPEAEEVMTEAPEEVTPQASALPEEPTDVQATQEEEQVDMNEPPELEQTATAQTNEDQVVPEEHLSAGEESTPGLDGEPEAPQAAGPEYKAAEYYSYNPLSFYDVDMDCDQHRLPQPSNKK